From the Cryptomeria japonica chromosome 2, Sugi_1.0, whole genome shotgun sequence genome, one window contains:
- the LOC131035400 gene encoding endonuclease 2 yields MGCSNLSYCSVMLLILLVFLAKAPAIQSWGKEGHFITCKIAQPLLSKAAAKAVQELLPSSAEGDLASVCSWADTVRFKYRWASPLHYINTPGVCNYKYSRDCHNDKGEQDMCVAGAINNYTAQLITYMDSSSEGTYNLTESLMFLSHFVGDIHQPLHVGFADDEGGNTIPLRWFRRKSNLHKVWDFDIIDEAEKDFFNRDVTTMIEDLQRNITEGWSDEVPAWEKCARNAIACPDGYASEGISLACKWAYKDVTADIVLEDDYFLTRLPIVEKRLAQGGVRLAAILNRIFDSNFVMGGSVQSS; encoded by the exons ATGGGGTGTTCTAACCTTTCTTACTGTTCTGTAATGCTCCTGATTCTGCTTGTATTTCTTGCAAAGGCACCTGCAATACAATCATGGGGGAAGGAAGGACATTTTATAACCTGCAAAATAGCTCAG CCACTTCTAAGTAAAGCAGCTGCAAAAGCAGTTCAAGAATTGCTCCCAAGCTCTGCTGAAGGAGATCTGGCTTCTGTCTGTTCATGGGCTGATACAGTTCGTTTTAAATACCGTTGGGCTAGTCCCTTACATTATATCAATACTCCTGGTGTTTGTAACTACAAATACTCTC GCGACTGTCATAACGACAAGGGAGAACAAGACATGTGTGTTGCAGGAGCTATCAACAATTATACAGCTCAGTTAATAACTTATATGGACTCCTCATCAGAAGGGACAT ATAATCTGACAGAAAGTCTGATGTTCCTGTCCCATTTTGTTGGAGACATTCATCAGCCTTTGCATGTGGGTTTTGCTGATGATGAAGGGGGGAATACAATACCATTACGCTGGTTCAGGAGAAAATCTAACTTGCATAAA GTGTGGGATTTTGACATCATAGATGAAGCAGAGAAAGATTTTTTCAATCGAGATGTGACAACCATGATAGAGGATCTTCAAAGAAATATCACA GAAGGATGGTCAGATGAAGTCCCTGCATGGGAGAAATGTGCAAGAAATGCCATAGCTTGCCCCGATGG TTATGCATCGGAGGGTATAAGTTTAGCTTGCAAATGGGCTTATAAAGACGTCACTGCAGACATTGTTTTAGAAG ATGATTATTTCCTCACTAGGCTTCCAATTGTAGAAAAGAGACTTGCTCAAGGTGGAGTAAGGCTTGCTGCAATACTCAATCGAATTTTTGATTCGAATTTTGTAATGGGAGGCTCTGTACAATCCTCTTAA